One region of Bradyrhizobium betae genomic DNA includes:
- a CDS encoding S24 family peptidase codes for MLDVAMIERGLEKTGKSKGGLAAAMGVRPGAVSEILGGERLVKASEIIPIMEYLELNLAPIMGRVGAGAVIEPDYEQVPPEGLGEIALPFPIMEETVAFEIVGDSMLPKYESGDVIVVYKDQRHPLSSFYGEEAAVRLKTGERYLKTIERGKSPSVVNLTSFNAKPIVGVKLEWVGEICLSMPKGQLERLRAKSARPRKKGK; via the coding sequence ATGTTGGACGTTGCGATGATCGAGCGGGGCCTGGAGAAGACGGGCAAGAGCAAGGGCGGACTGGCTGCGGCCATGGGTGTGCGGCCCGGCGCGGTGTCGGAGATCCTCGGCGGCGAGCGACTGGTAAAGGCGTCCGAGATCATTCCGATTATGGAATATCTTGAGCTCAACCTTGCGCCGATCATGGGCCGGGTGGGCGCCGGCGCCGTGATCGAGCCGGATTATGAACAGGTCCCTCCGGAAGGTCTCGGCGAGATTGCGCTGCCCTTCCCGATCATGGAAGAGACAGTGGCCTTCGAGATCGTGGGCGATTCGATGCTGCCCAAATACGAGAGCGGCGACGTGATCGTGGTCTACAAGGACCAGCGCCATCCGCTGTCGAGTTTCTACGGTGAAGAGGCCGCGGTTCGCCTCAAGACCGGCGAGCGCTATTTGAAGACCATCGAGCGGGGCAAGTCCCCCTCCGTCGTCAATCTCACCAGCTTCAACGCCAAGCCGATCGTCGGCGTGAAACTCGAGTGGGTGGGGGAGATCTGCCTGTCCATGCCCAAGGGCCAACTCGAGAGGCTGCGCGCCAAATCGGCCCGCCCCCGCAAAAAGGGCAAGTAG
- a CDS encoding GcrA family cell cycle regulator, with protein MEPGHWSSEHSDALRDYFLKGLSYAEIGREINARFGTAYSRGAVIGRAKRLGLIVPAWMPSPSIVPSSPGQAGPISPRQSVLPNLNAPPKSAMKPAAPVKLRCVGVQPRLIPLVELAPGDCRYPYGGDKDGEEIAFCGHPRQPGSSYCTPHAGLTRRHGAAAVRASGPVVLRLVSAA; from the coding sequence ATGGAACCGGGCCATTGGTCGTCGGAGCATTCCGACGCGCTTCGTGACTATTTTCTCAAGGGATTGTCCTATGCGGAGATAGGACGGGAGATTAACGCAAGATTTGGAACGGCTTACTCGCGCGGTGCGGTGATCGGCCGAGCCAAGCGGCTGGGGCTCATTGTGCCGGCGTGGATGCCGAGCCCGTCGATCGTGCCGTCTTCGCCGGGGCAGGCCGGTCCGATTTCGCCGCGACAATCGGTGTTGCCGAACCTGAACGCGCCGCCGAAGTCCGCAATGAAGCCCGCCGCGCCGGTCAAGTTGCGCTGTGTCGGCGTCCAGCCGCGCCTGATTCCTCTGGTCGAACTCGCGCCGGGCGACTGCCGCTACCCCTATGGCGGCGACAAGGACGGCGAGGAGATCGCGTTCTGCGGCCATCCGCGCCAGCCGGGGTCCAGCTACTGCACGCCGCATGCCGGCCTGACCCGCAGACATGGAGCCGCGGCAGTCCGTGCCAGCGGTCCCGTCGTGCTGAGGCTGGTCTCGGCGGCCTGA
- a CDS encoding phasin: MIEPKIEVPAELRDLAEKTIDQAEKAFGMFFEAATKSMTSVPGAGTEVSKQALVFTEQNMKSAFEHARKLVHATDLQEAMRIQSDFLRSQFTSAGDHMRQMTGSLMQSGKGKS; this comes from the coding sequence ATGATCGAACCGAAGATCGAAGTTCCAGCCGAACTGCGCGACTTGGCCGAGAAGACGATTGACCAGGCGGAAAAGGCATTCGGCATGTTTTTCGAAGCCGCGACCAAGTCGATGACGTCGGTTCCCGGAGCGGGCACGGAGGTCTCGAAGCAGGCGCTCGTGTTCACCGAGCAGAACATGAAGTCGGCGTTCGAGCACGCGCGCAAGCTCGTGCATGCCACCGACCTTCAGGAAGCAATGCGAATCCAGTCCGACTTCCTGCGCAGCCAGTTCACCAGTGCCGGGGATCACATGCGCCAGATGACCGGCAGTTTGATGCAGTCAGGCAAGGGGAAGTCCTGA
- a CDS encoding c-type cytochrome, with protein MRQHLRRICLLLAVASSFGMSSALAADADHGADLAKRWCASCHVVANGQATASADVPSFASVARKPDFSPERLAFFLLDPHPKMPNFPLSRTEAGDIAAYIGSLR; from the coding sequence ATGCGTCAGCATTTGAGACGAATTTGCCTGTTGCTTGCCGTGGCCTCGAGCTTCGGCATGTCGTCCGCCCTCGCCGCCGATGCTGATCACGGCGCCGATCTCGCCAAACGCTGGTGCGCAAGCTGCCATGTCGTGGCGAACGGCCAAGCCACGGCGAGCGCCGACGTTCCCTCTTTTGCCTCGGTTGCACGCAAGCCGGATTTCAGTCCGGAGAGGCTCGCCTTCTTCCTTCTCGATCCGCATCCGAAGATGCCGAATTTTCCCTTGAGCCGGACCGAAGCCGGCGACATCGCAGCCTACATCGGATCACTGCGTTAG
- a CDS encoding alpha/beta fold hydrolase, which yields MKRVFAILVFLCVLGVGQYFVVSRFAIRHEILTLFDASRQRPISVEIAVRRDYETKANLGLWKLPLAIISNGNTVKATEYSFLANVLAARGYLVASIQQDLPSDPPLMTHVGQQYVGRREVYIRCEANILFTLAELKRRQENADYDHVTLVGHSNGGDVSMYVAHQHPELVSKVITLDNLRVPFVVSDNMKILSFRSKDPHFQTDPGVLPTPEEAKARGIDIVHTGAQHTEMSDRGPDAVKEKIQATLDRFLRDSASSALAPADTRSPMIMNPGDY from the coding sequence ATGAAAAGGGTGTTTGCAATCCTGGTTTTTCTCTGCGTCCTCGGCGTCGGCCAGTATTTTGTCGTCAGCCGGTTCGCGATCCGCCATGAGATTTTGACTCTGTTCGATGCCTCGCGGCAGCGCCCGATCTCGGTCGAAATCGCGGTGCGGCGCGACTACGAGACCAAGGCCAATCTCGGCCTATGGAAGCTGCCGCTCGCCATCATCAGCAACGGCAACACCGTCAAGGCCACCGAGTATTCCTTTCTCGCCAACGTGCTCGCTGCGCGCGGCTATCTGGTTGCCAGCATCCAGCAGGACCTGCCGAGCGATCCGCCACTGATGACCCATGTCGGCCAGCAATATGTCGGCCGGCGCGAAGTCTATATCCGCTGCGAGGCCAACATCCTTTTCACCCTGGCCGAACTGAAGAGGCGACAGGAGAACGCCGACTACGACCACGTCACCCTCGTCGGTCATTCCAATGGCGGCGACGTCTCCATGTATGTCGCCCATCAGCATCCGGAACTGGTGTCGAAGGTGATCACGCTCGACAATTTGCGGGTCCCTTTCGTGGTCAGCGACAACATGAAGATCCTGTCGTTTCGCTCCAAGGATCCGCATTTCCAGACCGATCCCGGCGTGCTGCCGACGCCCGAAGAGGCCAAGGCGCGCGGTATCGATATCGTCCACACCGGTGCGCAGCACACCGAGATGAGTGATCGCGGTCCCGATGCGGTCAAGGAGAAGATCCAGGCGACGCTCGACCGCTTCCTGCGTGACAGCGCCAGCAGCGCACTCGCGCCGGCCGATACGAGAAGCCCCATGATCATGAACCCCGGCGACTATTAG
- a CDS encoding ShlB/FhaC/HecB family hemolysin secretion/activation protein: MRLTIPYQPFGTSPSNYGGRLAQGVAGRYLLAALVLLAPTFAGVAQALAQQANQPGFDPRQPEKYFENQSEQETLSRPPVKLPAVGQPNTGGDTKPQFVLRGINVSGAHVVSRDRITAAYQSYLGKKVSQADLAAIAGAISDLYRADGFHLSRAIVPPQDIADGRVRIQVIEGAIVQVELKGDGAEQFGVRPMLGPVLAEQPSRLATLERQLFLVSGRPGVRITDTALEEIGGATGRFRLIVYLKTWHVFSSFGLDNLGSSSVGPWQSYATGAFNSYLTPGDTLAVNLSTIANDPRELGFARLSYDAPVGVDGVRLGASVLYSAVRPGDARRLVSDITTTEAFEVRASTVPFMSQSSGLTLTAAGTFSNVSEHDMYGPWYNDHIRTASLTADYRLQDRFGGTNFATLTYRQGLDIFGASHFDDDLLSRDGASSNFSVLNVWFTRYQTLNDAWSLKLSAASQTASRPLFTSQQFYLGGAAFGRGYGAAEISGDNGLAGSLELRFDQKLNFRYWTGYQLYAFGDAGAVWNDGYRLSDGLSLTSAGAGVRFFLPDELQLDLGVAVPLSYRAPDNERRSPRFLFTLSSAFRLCPERGRGGCL; the protein is encoded by the coding sequence ATGCGGCTAACGATTCCTTACCAGCCCTTTGGGACCTCTCCGTCGAACTACGGAGGACGGCTCGCGCAGGGCGTAGCTGGAAGGTATCTCCTTGCCGCACTGGTGCTGCTCGCCCCTACGTTTGCGGGAGTTGCGCAGGCCCTCGCGCAACAGGCGAACCAGCCGGGCTTCGATCCGCGCCAGCCCGAGAAATACTTTGAGAACCAATCCGAGCAGGAAACGCTGAGCCGTCCTCCGGTCAAGCTGCCGGCGGTCGGCCAGCCCAACACTGGCGGCGACACCAAGCCGCAATTCGTGCTGCGCGGCATCAATGTCAGCGGCGCCCATGTCGTCTCGCGCGACCGCATCACCGCGGCTTATCAGTCTTATCTCGGCAAGAAGGTCTCGCAGGCGGACCTCGCTGCGATCGCCGGCGCGATCAGCGATCTCTACCGCGCCGACGGCTTTCATCTGAGCCGGGCGATCGTTCCGCCGCAGGACATTGCCGACGGCCGCGTCCGGATCCAGGTGATCGAAGGCGCGATCGTGCAAGTCGAGCTGAAAGGCGATGGCGCCGAGCAGTTCGGCGTACGACCGATGCTCGGGCCCGTCCTGGCCGAGCAGCCGTCGCGCCTGGCGACGCTCGAGCGCCAACTCTTCCTCGTCAGCGGCAGGCCAGGCGTCCGGATCACTGACACTGCACTGGAAGAGATTGGCGGCGCGACCGGCCGCTTCCGCCTCATCGTCTACTTGAAGACCTGGCACGTCTTTTCGTCGTTCGGTCTGGACAATCTGGGCTCGTCCTCGGTCGGTCCCTGGCAGTCCTATGCAACCGGCGCGTTCAACTCCTACCTCACGCCCGGTGACACGCTGGCGGTCAACCTGTCGACCATCGCCAACGATCCTCGCGAGCTCGGCTTTGCGCGGTTGTCCTATGACGCGCCCGTCGGCGTCGATGGCGTACGCCTCGGTGCCTCCGTCCTCTACAGCGCGGTGCGGCCGGGCGATGCCCGCCGCCTCGTCAGCGACATCACCACGACCGAGGCTTTCGAGGTGCGCGCCAGCACCGTGCCCTTCATGTCGCAATCCTCGGGGCTGACGCTCACCGCCGCCGGGACCTTCAGCAACGTGTCCGAGCATGACATGTACGGTCCCTGGTACAACGACCACATCAGGACCGCGAGCCTGACCGCCGACTACCGGCTCCAGGATCGCTTCGGCGGCACCAATTTCGCGACGCTGACCTATCGCCAGGGCCTCGACATCTTTGGCGCCTCGCATTTCGACGACGATCTACTGTCGCGCGATGGCGCCTCGTCGAATTTCTCGGTGCTGAACGTCTGGTTCACGCGCTATCAGACACTCAACGACGCCTGGTCGCTCAAACTCTCGGCCGCGAGCCAGACCGCATCGCGGCCGCTGTTCACCTCGCAGCAATTCTATCTCGGCGGCGCGGCTTTTGGCCGGGGCTATGGTGCAGCCGAGATCAGCGGCGACAATGGTCTTGCCGGCTCGCTCGAGCTGCGCTTCGATCAGAAGCTCAATTTCCGCTACTGGACCGGCTATCAGCTCTACGCCTTCGGCGACGCCGGCGCTGTCTGGAACGACGGGTACCGTCTGAGCGACGGCCTGTCGCTGACCTCCGCTGGAGCCGGGGTGCGGTTCTTCCTGCCGGACGAACTCCAGCTCGATCTCGGCGTGGCCGTCCCCTTGAGCTATCGGGCGCCGGACAACGAGCGCCGCAGCCCACGCTTCCTCTTCACGTTGTCGAGCGCGTTCCGGCTCTGCCCCGAACGCGGCAGGGGCGGCTGCCTCTAG
- a CDS encoding FecR family protein: MFGKIGLLRALMAALVLGAASAASAADDGVWSVSKASGEVWVATDGAQPVSLNRDETLKSGNTIRTGRNGRVLLVRGEETILISPNSVVGLPAEKKEGFSTTIIQQAGSILLEVEKRNVKHFEVETPYLAAVVKGTQFSVTVGAGTTKVGVLRGQVEVSDFKTGQIAQVMPGQSATAFEHGKPGLSLSGAGTFNPIEHGKPRASTIERVPVPKSGLTAPRNAANGHAIHALGPIDKGTKAAGAPTQSHQAAGGQAPKGGVVRISSSLGEVKLNVHKVTNGLAHGAVAPGRVRNANASTGVETVWSDTKASMTTAASNSSNVTAVTVSSSAPAAAATSTSSTATTTVATTAGSTSDVSSGTSGTGSSGTGATGNGNGGNNGNSGNGNNGNNGNGNDGHHYGWYWGKGHH, encoded by the coding sequence ATGTTCGGCAAGATTGGACTGTTGCGCGCCTTGATGGCTGCGCTGGTGCTGGGAGCGGCTTCCGCCGCTTCTGCCGCGGACGATGGCGTCTGGTCGGTGAGCAAGGCCTCGGGCGAGGTCTGGGTTGCAACCGACGGCGCGCAGCCTGTGTCGCTGAACCGGGACGAGACGCTCAAGTCAGGCAATACCATTCGCACCGGGCGCAACGGACGCGTGCTGCTCGTCCGCGGCGAGGAAACGATATTGATCTCTCCCAACTCGGTGGTCGGCTTGCCGGCCGAGAAGAAAGAGGGGTTCTCAACCACCATCATTCAACAGGCGGGCTCGATCCTGCTCGAGGTCGAGAAGCGAAACGTCAAGCATTTCGAGGTCGAGACGCCTTATCTCGCCGCCGTGGTCAAAGGAACGCAATTCAGCGTCACCGTTGGCGCGGGCACCACCAAGGTTGGTGTGCTCCGCGGTCAGGTCGAAGTCTCCGACTTCAAGACCGGGCAGATCGCCCAGGTCATGCCGGGACAATCGGCAACCGCCTTCGAGCACGGGAAACCCGGCCTCAGCCTGAGTGGGGCGGGGACTTTCAATCCGATCGAGCACGGCAAGCCGCGCGCCTCGACGATCGAGCGTGTCCCGGTGCCGAAATCGGGCCTGACCGCCCCACGTAATGCGGCCAACGGCCATGCGATCCACGCGCTCGGTCCGATCGACAAGGGGACCAAGGCGGCCGGCGCTCCGACGCAATCGCATCAGGCGGCCGGGGGGCAGGCACCCAAGGGGGGCGTCGTGCGCATCTCGAGCTCGCTCGGCGAAGTCAAGTTGAACGTTCACAAGGTCACGAATGGGCTCGCCCACGGCGCCGTTGCGCCGGGGCGTGTGCGAAATGCCAATGCCAGCACCGGTGTTGAGACGGTCTGGAGCGATACGAAAGCAAGCATGACGACTGCTGCTTCCAATAGCTCCAACGTAACCGCAGTCACGGTGAGCAGCAGTGCACCCGCGGCCGCCGCCACATCGACCTCGTCAACTGCAACGACGACTGTTGCGACCACCGCCGGTTCGACCAGCGATGTGTCGAGCGGAACCTCCGGAACCGGCAGCAGCGGGACCGGCGCGACCGGCAACGGCAATGGTGGCAACAACGGCAATAGCGGAAACGGGAATAACGGCAACAACGGAAATGGCAACGATGGCCACCACTATGGTTGGTATTGGGGCAAGGGCCATCACTAG
- a CDS encoding EAL domain-containing protein, whose translation MKRYRPHILVVIALAVVLSTGWHTSLRNALTDLRFTWQSRAAGGNVVVVAIDAPSIDQIGVWPWPRRLHAELLRRLEAAGAQDVAFDVDFSTPSDPASDEAFVNALREVGGSTILPSFKQPTPNGGAAHINRPLKPFSNQSWPAVVNVAVESDGLVRRYPVGEKLGDALMPSMAVVLAGQDANRRPPFLIDFGIRAASIPSVSYFDVLRGDTATLEKLRDKKVIVGATALELGDRFSVPNGKIVSGPVLQALAAESILQNRMLRWTSDVGMIAGLGLICLLMMYSWRRFAPGVRVAILVAAGAGVELTATFVQARWPLIIDTSLFHIAVIAYLTAIALDEIDFRSLLGRIAESRFHRIAMSLGDGLVCTDEEHRITVWNPGASAIFGYMPTEMIGRPFETLCAVPAAGGARPFAMRDAARQALLVPGGAVVVEFEGRRKNGETFPVEASFSGWQGTEGFQYGAILRDISVRKREAERVRYLAEHDALTGLANRNMLHAGLANLIAAAERRPSDVALLVLGLDGFQQINDMLGHSAGDLVLRAVAERLRTEVDGQAIVARLSGDEFAIALDCTETGEPIAEFAERIAHAFEAPLATGIRQHRVRISIGVAVYPDGGHNADDLLSNGHLALSRAKTTRRGSHVIFESAIRQALENRLTLESELALAADRCEFELFYQPQVRLVDGSLVGAEALIRWRHPVRGYVSPGEFMPVVNTSALSERIANWVMETACRQARAWEMSGNGVRVAINLSPSQLHSGDLAHTVAALLEVTGLTPSLLELEVTEDILLHDESRVLDMFKRIQQLGVRVLFDDFGTGYASLSYLKKFPLDGLKIDRSFVLDLLADADDAAIVGSTIGLSKQLGLTVVAEGIENRATADFLVSMGCEEGQGYFFGRPMPAEAFEKQFLAPELEAVSAA comes from the coding sequence GTGAAACGCTATCGGCCGCATATTCTCGTCGTGATCGCACTGGCGGTCGTGCTGTCTACGGGATGGCACACTTCGCTTCGCAATGCGCTCACCGATCTGCGGTTCACCTGGCAATCACGTGCCGCCGGCGGCAATGTCGTCGTGGTGGCCATCGACGCACCGTCAATCGACCAGATCGGGGTGTGGCCTTGGCCACGCCGGCTGCACGCCGAGCTGTTGCGCCGGCTTGAGGCCGCGGGAGCGCAGGACGTCGCCTTTGACGTCGATTTCAGCACGCCGTCGGATCCCGCCTCCGACGAGGCCTTCGTCAATGCGCTTCGGGAGGTCGGCGGCTCGACGATCCTGCCGTCCTTCAAGCAGCCGACCCCGAATGGTGGCGCGGCTCACATCAATCGCCCCCTGAAGCCATTCAGCAACCAGTCGTGGCCGGCCGTCGTCAATGTCGCGGTCGAATCCGACGGGCTTGTCCGCCGTTATCCTGTCGGCGAGAAGCTCGGCGACGCCTTGATGCCGTCGATGGCCGTCGTGCTGGCCGGGCAGGACGCGAATCGGCGGCCGCCGTTCCTGATCGATTTTGGCATTCGCGCGGCCTCCATCCCGAGTGTCTCTTATTTCGACGTGCTGCGCGGCGATACCGCGACCCTGGAAAAGCTGAGGGACAAGAAGGTCATCGTTGGCGCCACGGCGCTCGAGCTGGGCGACCGGTTCAGCGTTCCAAACGGAAAGATCGTCTCGGGCCCCGTCCTCCAGGCGCTGGCGGCAGAATCGATCCTCCAGAATCGGATGCTGCGTTGGACGTCCGACGTCGGCATGATCGCCGGCCTGGGCCTGATCTGTCTTCTGATGATGTATTCGTGGCGCCGTTTTGCACCGGGCGTCCGTGTCGCGATCCTGGTTGCTGCGGGCGCGGGTGTCGAACTGACCGCGACCTTTGTGCAGGCAAGGTGGCCGCTGATCATCGACACGTCGCTGTTTCACATCGCGGTCATCGCCTATCTGACGGCGATCGCGCTCGACGAGATCGACTTCCGCAGCCTGTTGGGGCGTATTGCCGAGAGCCGCTTTCATCGCATCGCGATGTCACTCGGCGATGGTCTCGTCTGCACCGACGAGGAACACCGGATCACGGTGTGGAATCCCGGCGCCAGCGCGATCTTCGGCTATATGCCGACAGAAATGATCGGGCGTCCGTTCGAAACTCTCTGTGCAGTGCCCGCAGCCGGTGGCGCAAGGCCGTTTGCCATGCGCGATGCTGCGCGCCAGGCGCTGTTGGTTCCAGGTGGGGCCGTCGTCGTCGAGTTCGAAGGGCGCCGCAAGAACGGCGAGACGTTTCCGGTCGAGGCAAGCTTCTCGGGCTGGCAAGGAACGGAAGGGTTCCAGTATGGAGCGATCCTGCGCGATATCTCGGTTCGCAAGCGCGAGGCCGAACGCGTCAGGTATCTCGCCGAACATGATGCATTGACGGGTCTTGCCAACCGCAACATGCTGCATGCGGGTCTCGCCAATCTGATCGCCGCGGCGGAACGGCGACCCTCCGACGTCGCGCTGCTCGTGCTCGGGCTCGACGGCTTCCAGCAGATCAACGACATGCTTGGACATTCGGCCGGCGACCTCGTGCTACGGGCCGTCGCCGAACGTCTTCGGACCGAAGTCGATGGTCAGGCGATCGTCGCCCGGCTCAGCGGCGATGAATTCGCCATCGCCCTTGATTGCACTGAGACAGGCGAGCCGATTGCGGAGTTCGCGGAACGGATCGCGCATGCGTTCGAAGCGCCGCTCGCAACTGGCATCCGGCAGCACCGCGTCAGGATCAGCATCGGCGTCGCCGTATATCCCGACGGGGGACATAACGCTGACGATCTCCTGAGCAACGGCCATCTCGCGCTGAGCCGCGCCAAGACGACACGGCGCGGCAGCCATGTGATCTTCGAGAGTGCGATCAGGCAGGCGCTGGAGAACCGGCTGACACTGGAGAGTGAACTGGCGCTTGCTGCGGATCGCTGCGAGTTCGAACTGTTCTACCAGCCCCAGGTCCGTCTGGTCGACGGCAGCCTGGTCGGGGCGGAAGCGCTCATCCGTTGGCGGCATCCGGTGCGCGGCTACGTGTCGCCTGGAGAGTTCATGCCGGTGGTTAATACCTCGGCACTGTCGGAGCGCATCGCAAACTGGGTGATGGAGACCGCCTGCCGTCAGGCGCGTGCGTGGGAAATGTCAGGCAACGGCGTGCGTGTCGCGATCAATCTGTCGCCGTCGCAGCTTCATTCCGGCGATCTCGCGCATACCGTAGCGGCACTGCTCGAAGTGACGGGGCTCACGCCGTCACTGCTCGAACTCGAGGTCACGGAAGACATCCTGCTGCACGACGAAAGTCGCGTGCTCGACATGTTCAAGCGGATCCAGCAACTCGGCGTCCGCGTCCTGTTCGATGATTTCGGCACCGGCTATGCCAGCCTGAGCTACCTGAAGAAGTTTCCGCTCGATGGGCTCAAGATCGACCGGTCGTTCGTGCTCGATCTTCTCGCCGATGCCGACGACGCCGCGATAGTCGGCTCGACCATTGGACTCAGCAAGCAGCTCGGACTCACGGTCGTGGCCGAAGGCATCGAAAATCGTGCCACGGCTGACTTTCTGGTCAGCATGGGATGCGAGGAAGGGCAGGGCTATTTCTTCGGCCGTCCGATGCCGGCTGAAGCGTTCGAGAAGCAATTCCTGGCGCCCGAACTCGAAGCTGTCAGCGCCGCCTGA
- the rocF gene encoding arginase — protein sequence MTDRIVTDRTRRIALLGAPIDMGASQRGTLMGPAALRTAGLMTLLEGLDLEVVDYGDLSVSEVRDLSDRPPGKANHYREIQRWTRVLSRRGYEIAKTGALPIFLGGDHTLSMGSVNAMARHWQERGRELFVLWLDAHADYNTPETTITANMHGMSAAFLCGEPGLDGLLGDDPRVSIDPDRLDLFGARSIDKLERELMRARRIRVIDMRQIDEFGVAVLIRRVIERVKACNGVLHVSFDVDFLDPCVAPGVGTTVPGGATYREAHLIMELLHDSGAVGSVDIVELNPFLDERGRTARTAVELIGSLFGQQITDRPTPSNAIAPGE from the coding sequence GTGACCGATCGGATCGTGACGGATCGAACCCGGCGCATCGCCTTGCTCGGCGCGCCTATCGACATGGGCGCTTCGCAGCGCGGCACCTTGATGGGCCCCGCGGCGCTACGCACTGCGGGTCTTATGACGCTTCTGGAGGGCCTCGATCTCGAAGTCGTCGACTACGGTGATCTTTCGGTCTCCGAGGTCCGGGATCTTTCCGACCGGCCGCCGGGGAAAGCCAATCACTATCGCGAAATCCAGCGCTGGACGCGCGTGCTGAGTCGCAGAGGCTATGAGATCGCCAAGACTGGCGCGCTGCCGATCTTCCTCGGCGGCGATCACACGTTGTCGATGGGATCGGTGAATGCGATGGCTCGGCACTGGCAGGAACGCGGGCGAGAGCTGTTCGTGCTCTGGCTCGATGCGCATGCCGATTACAACACGCCGGAGACGACGATCACGGCCAACATGCACGGTATGTCCGCGGCGTTCCTGTGCGGCGAGCCCGGCCTCGACGGATTGCTCGGCGATGATCCGCGCGTCTCGATCGATCCTGACAGGCTCGATCTGTTCGGCGCCCGTTCGATCGACAAGCTCGAAAGGGAGTTGATGCGCGCGCGCCGGATCAGGGTGATCGACATGCGCCAAATCGACGAGTTCGGCGTCGCCGTTCTGATCCGGCGCGTCATCGAACGCGTCAAGGCGTGCAATGGCGTGCTGCATGTCAGCTTCGACGTCGATTTTCTCGACCCTTGCGTGGCCCCTGGCGTCGGCACCACCGTGCCGGGCGGGGCGACCTATCGCGAAGCGCATCTGATCATGGAATTGCTGCACGATTCCGGCGCGGTGGGGTCGGTCGACATCGTCGAGCTCAATCCGTTCCTCGACGAGCGCGGTCGCACCGCGCGGACTGCAGTCGAGCTGATCGGCAGCCTGTTCGGGCAGCAGATTACCGATCGTCCGACGCCGAGCAACGCCATCGCTCCGGGCGAGTGA
- a CDS encoding mandelate racemase/muconate lactonizing enzyme family protein, giving the protein MTQSSKATSLEILACDAGWRNYHFVKLTTEDGIVGWSEFDEGFGSPGVGAAIQRLSARVIGQNVFQHERIYAELFAATRPAAGGVVAQALGAIENALLDAKAKSLGVPCYELLGGKIRDRVRVYWSHCATWRINHPSWYQPPIENLDGVRAMGREVREKKFTALKTNIFSYDDGKPTGWRPGFGSPFAPEINVDRKILRDLRMHLEAIRDGAGLDIDILIDCNFNAKTEGYLKILRTIADLDMFWIEIDSFNPEALGYIRRQSPHPISSCETLLGLREFLPYFQEQAMDVAIIDTPWNGVWQSMKIAAAAEAFEVNVAPHNFYGHLCSMMNAHFCAAVPNLRIMEIDIDRLAWDRELFTHEPEIQNGHLIIPDRPGWGTEPNEEALRAHPPKTSGGLLNYGRKS; this is encoded by the coding sequence ATGACCCAATCCTCAAAAGCAACAAGTCTTGAAATCCTTGCCTGCGACGCTGGCTGGAGAAACTACCACTTCGTCAAGCTGACGACGGAAGACGGCATCGTCGGCTGGAGCGAGTTCGACGAAGGCTTCGGCTCGCCCGGCGTCGGCGCCGCGATCCAGCGCCTGTCGGCTCGCGTGATCGGGCAGAACGTGTTCCAGCATGAGCGAATTTACGCCGAGCTGTTCGCGGCCACGCGTCCCGCCGCAGGCGGCGTTGTGGCGCAAGCGCTCGGCGCGATCGAGAACGCGCTGCTCGATGCCAAGGCGAAGTCTCTTGGCGTGCCCTGCTACGAGCTGCTAGGTGGCAAGATCCGCGACCGCGTCCGGGTCTACTGGTCACACTGCGCGACCTGGCGGATCAATCACCCCTCCTGGTATCAGCCGCCGATCGAGAACCTCGATGGCGTCAGGGCGATGGGGCGCGAGGTGCGCGAGAAGAAATTCACCGCGCTCAAAACCAACATCTTCTCTTATGACGACGGCAAGCCGACCGGCTGGCGGCCGGGTTTCGGCTCGCCCTTCGCGCCAGAGATCAATGTAGACCGGAAGATCCTGCGCGACCTGCGCATGCATCTCGAGGCCATCCGTGACGGCGCAGGCCTCGATATCGACATCCTGATCGATTGCAACTTCAACGCCAAGACCGAAGGCTATCTGAAGATCCTGCGCACCATCGCAGACCTCGACATGTTCTGGATCGAGATCGACAGTTTCAATCCGGAGGCGCTCGGCTACATCCGCAGGCAAAGCCCGCATCCGATTTCGTCCTGCGAAACGCTGTTGGGCCTGCGCGAATTCCTACCCTATTTCCAAGAGCAGGCGATGGATGTCGCGATCATCGACACGCCCTGGAACGGCGTCTGGCAATCGATGAAGATCGCAGCCGCCGCAGAAGCGTTCGAGGTCAATGTCGCACCGCACAATTTCTACGGCCATCTGTGCTCGATGATGAACGCGCATTTCTGCGCCGCCGTGCCGAACCTGCGCATCATGGAGATCGACATCGACCGCCTCGCCTGGGACCGCGAGCTCTTCACGCACGAGCCGGAGATTCAGAACGGGCACCTGATCATCCCGGACCGTCCCGGCTGGGGTACCGAGCCGAACGAGGAGGCCCTCCGCGCGCATCCGCCAAAGACGAGCGGCGGCCTTCTCAACTACGGTCGCAAGAGCTGA